A region of the Methanobrevibacter sp. genome:
CAGTTATCAAAGCTAAAGTCTGTCTGTTTAAATTTGATAAGTCAAATGCGTCCTTATCAACTAAAACAAGTTCTCCAATTCCCATTCTTGCAAGCATTTCAATTGTTTCCCCACCAATTCCACCGCAGCCAATGACTGTGATTTTGGCATCTTTAAATCTTTCTTGTTCGCTTCTTGTTACTATGCTCATTTGACGGGAAGCTATTTCCCAATATCCGTCTCCTATGTATCTTGTTGGCATTTTTTCACCTAAATATTTCTTCTAAGTTTTGGCAATATTTCCATAAATTTGTTTAAAGCAATTTCATAAGTTTCTAAATCATGACCTTCAATAAGTCCATCTTCAAATATTGAAATATTTTCAAGTTCAATTTTTTCTCCACTATCAAAAATAACTCCTTTGAGCTGTTTTTTTGTATTTTCAAGGTTTATTGTAAATGGAAGTTGATATGTGAATGAATTGTTTTCATAGTCGATGTCAATGCTTTCATCATCATCGATTTGTGATAAATTTAAAGCGAGTTTTTCAAATCCTTTGCTTTTTAATTCATCATTAATGTTATTATATTTATCATCAATTAATAATTCATTTACTTTATCTACTTCAATAATACCAAGTTCTCCTAAATCTCTAACTTTGACGATTTCACAATCAGTGTTTGCCGAGATATAGTTTTCACAATAGCTGATCCTTTCGATTTTTTCAGGGGTAATCTGCATATTTGTCGGAATTCTAGTTGCAAGGCAAGTTGTTGATTTGGAGTATGGAATATTATTGTCATTTAAATATTTGTGTATCTCTTTGGAAGTTAGTTTCGCTTCAATGAATGGAGTTTTAAAGTTCTTTTCATATGTTATAAGAATTCCCGGCCTGTCAATTACCAGATCACTAATGTTATTTCCATCGCAAATAAAGTCAAAGCCATTTTCACTGGCAATCTCTTCAATTTTTGAATACATTAGGTTTCTGCAATTGAAGCACCTTTTTGAATCATTGCTTAGGAAATATTCATAATCATTAAAGTCAATTCCGAATATTTCATGTTTTATTCCAAATGATTGTGCAAGTTTTTTAGTATTTTCAACAAATCCTTTCGGCATCAATTGATTATCTATAGTTATGGCCAATGTGTCTTTTGCTACTTGGGAAGATAGATACCCTATTAATGTAGAATCGGCACCGCCTGAAAAACCAATAACTACTTTTTTGTCCTTTAAAATATCTTTTACAATATTAATTTTCTCTTCTAGGTTCATTCTATCCTCTTTAAATATTCAATGACAACATTTAAATCAAGTTAACTATATCTAATATGTTTGATTTTAAGGTTTATTAAATAATATAT
Encoded here:
- a CDS encoding ATP-binding protein; translated protein: MNLEEKINIVKDILKDKKVVIGFSGGADSTLIGYLSSQVAKDTLAITIDNQLMPKGFVENTKKLAQSFGIKHEIFGIDFNDYEYFLSNDSKRCFNCRNLMYSKIEEIASENGFDFICDGNNISDLVIDRPGILITYEKNFKTPFIEAKLTSKEIHKYLNDNNIPYSKSTTCLATRIPTNMQITPEKIERISYCENYISANTDCEIVKVRDLGELGIIEVDKVNELLIDDKYNNINDELKSKGFEKLALNLSQIDDDESIDIDYENNSFTYQLPFTINLENTKKQLKGVIFDSGEKIELENISIFEDGLIEGHDLETYEIALNKFMEILPKLRRNI